The following coding sequences are from one Archocentrus centrarchus isolate MPI-CPG fArcCen1 chromosome 4, fArcCen1, whole genome shotgun sequence window:
- the rfx2 gene encoding DNA-binding protein RFX2 isoform X3 — protein MQNSEGGSETTTSVAALRTSSSAQAPVVQPVPASQQVQQVQHVYPSQVQYVGESGDAVYTNGTIRAAYSYNPEAQLYGQSSGGAYFDSQAGGGHVTTVVSSASGGVPPHGMVGIAMDVGSSHIISSGSTYLIHGGNMEGSRNHISHSSRSSSAMLEMAIENLQKSEGIASHKSSLLNSHLQWLLDNYETAEGVSLPRSSLYNHYLRHCQEQKLDPVNAASFGKLIRSVFMGLRTRRLGTRGNSKYHYYGIRVKPDSPLNRLQEDTQYMAMRQQPVHQKQRFKPLQKVDSMSDSLCVSSQHCNSTPEQSVAAQSQHHQQYIDTSHTLPPFPTPDLGTQSLPERINVNDIKKLQTLYRDHCEATLDVVMNLQFHYIEKLWQTFWYSTPPSSDGSTTIPSSDDDPEGVIPREKLVSLCKYEPVRLWMRSCDHILYQALVEILIPDVLRPVPSTLTQAIRNFAKSLEGWLTNAMTSFPQEIIRTKVAVVSAFAQTLRRYTSLNHLAQAARAVLQNTSQINQMLSDLNRVDFANVQEQASWVCQCDESVVQRLEQDFKVTLQQQSSLDQWATWLDNVVSQVLKPHQGSPSFPKAARQFLLKWSFYSSMVIRDLTLRSAASFGSFHLIRLLYDEYMFYLVEHRVAQATGETPIAVMGEFSDLTSMMPSLMEKDASFSDEMSDLGSDADTSRGPTEPAVKRERIEMSHPLQEM, from the exons ATGCAGAACTCTGAGGGAGGGTCAGAAACCACGACCAGCGTGGCAGCGCTGCGGACGTCATCATCAGCCCAGGCTCCAGTGGTACAGCCTGTCCCAGCCTCTCAGCAG GTGCAGCAGGTGCAGCATGTCTACCCATCCCAGGTCCAGTATGTTGGAGAAAGTGGAGATGCTGTTTACACCAATGGAACAAT ACGAGCAGCCTACTCCTACAACCCCGAGGCTCAGTTGTATGGGCAGAGCAGTGGCGGGGCCTATTTTGACTCTCAGGCTGGTGGAGGTCATGTTACCACAGTGGTCTCCTCTGCCAGTGGTGGTGTGCCCCCCCATGGCATGGTAGGCATTGCCATGGATGTGGGCAGTAGTCACATCATCTCCAGTGGCAGCACCTACCTGATCCATGGCGGAAATATGGAGGGAAGCCGTAACCACATATCGCACTCATCGCGCTCCTCCTCAGCTATG CTTGAAATGGCGATTGAAAACCTCCAAAAGTCTGAAGGAATTGCAAGTCACAAAAGCAGCCTGCTCAACAGCCAT cTGCAGTGGCTTCTGGACAACTATGAGACAGCAGAGGGAGTGAGCCTGCCCCGGTCCTCCCTCTATAACCACTACTTGCGGCACTGTCAGGAGCAGAAACTGGACCCAGTTAACGCGGCCTCCTTCGGCAAACTCATCCGCTCAGTCTTTATGGGCCTGAGGACCCGCCGCCTCGGCACCAG AGGCAACTCTAAGTATCATTACTATGGCATCCGGGTGAAGCCAGACTCACCACTCAACCGGCTGCAGGAGGACACCCAGTACATGGCCATGAGGCAGCAGCCAGTCCACCAGAAACAGAG GTTCAAGCCTCTACAGAAGGTGGACAGCATGTCTGACAGTCTGTGTGTGAGCTCTCAGCACTGCAACAGCACTCCAGAGCAGTCGGTGGCTGCTCAAAGCCAGCACCACCAGCAGTACATAG ATACGTCTCACACCTTGCCTCCATTTCCAACTCCTGACTTGGGCACCCAGTCTCTGCCTGAGCGCATCaacgtgaatgatatcaagaaGTTGCAGACACTCTACAGAGACCACTGTGAG GCTACTTTGGATGTGGTGATGAATCTCCAGTTCCACTACATTGAGAAACTCTGGCAGACCTTTTGGTATTCAACACCGCCATCTAGTGATGGAAGCACAACCATTCCCAGCAG tgatgATGACCCAGAAGGTGTGATTCCCAGAGAGAAGCTGGTGTCTCTTTGTAAATATGAGCCTGTCAGGCTATGGATGAGGAGCTGTGATCACATCCTTTATCAGGCCCTGGTGGAGATCCTCATCCCCGACGTGCTGCGACCCGTTCCCA GCACTCTCACTCAGGCCATCCGTAACTTTGCCAAGAGTCTGGAGGGCTGGCTGACTAATGCCATGACCAGCTTTCCGCAAGAGATTATCCGCACTAAg GTGGCCGTGGTCAGTGCGTTTGCGCAGACTTTGAGGCGTTACACCAGTCTGAACCATCTGGCCCAGGCGGCGCGTGCCGTCCTCCAGAACACTTCCCAGATCAACCAGATGCTCTCCGACCTCAACAGAGTGGACTTTGCCAACGTCCAG GAGCAGGCGTCGTGGGTGTGTCAGTGTGACGAGAGCGTGGTGCAGCGTCTGGAGCAGGACTTTAAGGTcaccctgcagcagcagagctctcTGGATCAGTGGGCCACCTGGCTGGATAACGTGGTCTCTCAGGTCCTGAAACCTCACCAGGGCAGCCCCAGTTTCCCCAAAGCCGCACGCCAGTTCCTGCTCAAATGGTCTTTCTACAG CTCCATGGTGATCAGAGATCTGACCCTGCGCAGCGCGGCCAGTTTTGGCTCCTTCCACCTTATTCGCCTTCTTTACGATGAGTACATGTTTTACCTGGTGGAACACCGAGTGGCTCAGGCCACTGGAGAAACTCCTATTGCTGTCATGGGAGAG TTCAGCGACCTAACCTCTATGATGCCATCACTCATGGAAAAAG atgcaTCTTTCTCTGATGAGATGAGTGATTTGGGCAGCGACGCCGATACATCCAGAGGACCCACTGAACCAGCTGTAAAGAGAGAGAGGATCGAAATGAGCCACCCACTGCAGGAGATGTGA
- the rfx2 gene encoding DNA-binding protein RFX2 isoform X2, whose amino-acid sequence MQNSEGGSETTTSVAALRTSSSAQAPVVQPVPASQQRVLVQATGSAQKGGQVQQLSVPRAQQVPQQVQQVQHVYPSQVQYVGESGDAVYTNGTIRAAYSYNPEAQLYGQSSGGAYFDSQAGGGHVTTVVSSASGGVPPHGMVGIAMDVGSSHIISSGSTYLIHGGNMEGSRNHISHSSRSSSAMLQWLLDNYETAEGVSLPRSSLYNHYLRHCQEQKLDPVNAASFGKLIRSVFMGLRTRRLGTRGNSKYHYYGIRVKPDSPLNRLQEDTQYMAMRQQPVHQKQRFKPLQKVDSMSDSLCVSSQHCNSTPEQSVAAQSQHHQQYIDTSHTLPPFPTPDLGTQSLPERINVNDIKKLQTLYRDHCEATLDVVMNLQFHYIEKLWQTFWYSTPPSSDGSTTIPSSDDDPEGVIPREKLVSLCKYEPVRLWMRSCDHILYQALVEILIPDVLRPVPSTLTQAIRNFAKSLEGWLTNAMTSFPQEIIRTKVAVVSAFAQTLRRYTSLNHLAQAARAVLQNTSQINQMLSDLNRVDFANVQEQASWVCQCDESVVQRLEQDFKVTLQQQSSLDQWATWLDNVVSQVLKPHQGSPSFPKAARQFLLKWSFYSSMVIRDLTLRSAASFGSFHLIRLLYDEYMFYLVEHRVAQATGETPIAVMGEFSDLTSMMPSLMEKDASFSDEMSDLGSDADTSRGPTEPAVKRERIEMSHPLQEM is encoded by the exons ATGCAGAACTCTGAGGGAGGGTCAGAAACCACGACCAGCGTGGCAGCGCTGCGGACGTCATCATCAGCCCAGGCTCCAGTGGTACAGCCTGTCCCAGCCTCTCAGCAG AGGGTGCTGGTTCAAGCCACAGGCTCAGCTCAGAAGGGAGGACAAGTACAGCAGCTTTCAGTACCCAGGGCTCAACAGGTCCCTCAGCAG GTGCAGCAGGTGCAGCATGTCTACCCATCCCAGGTCCAGTATGTTGGAGAAAGTGGAGATGCTGTTTACACCAATGGAACAAT ACGAGCAGCCTACTCCTACAACCCCGAGGCTCAGTTGTATGGGCAGAGCAGTGGCGGGGCCTATTTTGACTCTCAGGCTGGTGGAGGTCATGTTACCACAGTGGTCTCCTCTGCCAGTGGTGGTGTGCCCCCCCATGGCATGGTAGGCATTGCCATGGATGTGGGCAGTAGTCACATCATCTCCAGTGGCAGCACCTACCTGATCCATGGCGGAAATATGGAGGGAAGCCGTAACCACATATCGCACTCATCGCGCTCCTCCTCAGCTATG cTGCAGTGGCTTCTGGACAACTATGAGACAGCAGAGGGAGTGAGCCTGCCCCGGTCCTCCCTCTATAACCACTACTTGCGGCACTGTCAGGAGCAGAAACTGGACCCAGTTAACGCGGCCTCCTTCGGCAAACTCATCCGCTCAGTCTTTATGGGCCTGAGGACCCGCCGCCTCGGCACCAG AGGCAACTCTAAGTATCATTACTATGGCATCCGGGTGAAGCCAGACTCACCACTCAACCGGCTGCAGGAGGACACCCAGTACATGGCCATGAGGCAGCAGCCAGTCCACCAGAAACAGAG GTTCAAGCCTCTACAGAAGGTGGACAGCATGTCTGACAGTCTGTGTGTGAGCTCTCAGCACTGCAACAGCACTCCAGAGCAGTCGGTGGCTGCTCAAAGCCAGCACCACCAGCAGTACATAG ATACGTCTCACACCTTGCCTCCATTTCCAACTCCTGACTTGGGCACCCAGTCTCTGCCTGAGCGCATCaacgtgaatgatatcaagaaGTTGCAGACACTCTACAGAGACCACTGTGAG GCTACTTTGGATGTGGTGATGAATCTCCAGTTCCACTACATTGAGAAACTCTGGCAGACCTTTTGGTATTCAACACCGCCATCTAGTGATGGAAGCACAACCATTCCCAGCAG tgatgATGACCCAGAAGGTGTGATTCCCAGAGAGAAGCTGGTGTCTCTTTGTAAATATGAGCCTGTCAGGCTATGGATGAGGAGCTGTGATCACATCCTTTATCAGGCCCTGGTGGAGATCCTCATCCCCGACGTGCTGCGACCCGTTCCCA GCACTCTCACTCAGGCCATCCGTAACTTTGCCAAGAGTCTGGAGGGCTGGCTGACTAATGCCATGACCAGCTTTCCGCAAGAGATTATCCGCACTAAg GTGGCCGTGGTCAGTGCGTTTGCGCAGACTTTGAGGCGTTACACCAGTCTGAACCATCTGGCCCAGGCGGCGCGTGCCGTCCTCCAGAACACTTCCCAGATCAACCAGATGCTCTCCGACCTCAACAGAGTGGACTTTGCCAACGTCCAG GAGCAGGCGTCGTGGGTGTGTCAGTGTGACGAGAGCGTGGTGCAGCGTCTGGAGCAGGACTTTAAGGTcaccctgcagcagcagagctctcTGGATCAGTGGGCCACCTGGCTGGATAACGTGGTCTCTCAGGTCCTGAAACCTCACCAGGGCAGCCCCAGTTTCCCCAAAGCCGCACGCCAGTTCCTGCTCAAATGGTCTTTCTACAG CTCCATGGTGATCAGAGATCTGACCCTGCGCAGCGCGGCCAGTTTTGGCTCCTTCCACCTTATTCGCCTTCTTTACGATGAGTACATGTTTTACCTGGTGGAACACCGAGTGGCTCAGGCCACTGGAGAAACTCCTATTGCTGTCATGGGAGAG TTCAGCGACCTAACCTCTATGATGCCATCACTCATGGAAAAAG atgcaTCTTTCTCTGATGAGATGAGTGATTTGGGCAGCGACGCCGATACATCCAGAGGACCCACTGAACCAGCTGTAAAGAGAGAGAGGATCGAAATGAGCCACCCACTGCAGGAGATGTGA
- the rfx2 gene encoding DNA-binding protein RFX2 isoform X1, which yields MQNSEGGSETTTSVAALRTSSSAQAPVVQPVPASQQRVLVQATGSAQKGGQVQQLSVPRAQQVPQQVQQVQHVYPSQVQYVGESGDAVYTNGTIRAAYSYNPEAQLYGQSSGGAYFDSQAGGGHVTTVVSSASGGVPPHGMVGIAMDVGSSHIISSGSTYLIHGGNMEGSRNHISHSSRSSSAMLEMAIENLQKSEGIASHKSSLLNSHLQWLLDNYETAEGVSLPRSSLYNHYLRHCQEQKLDPVNAASFGKLIRSVFMGLRTRRLGTRGNSKYHYYGIRVKPDSPLNRLQEDTQYMAMRQQPVHQKQRFKPLQKVDSMSDSLCVSSQHCNSTPEQSVAAQSQHHQQYIDTSHTLPPFPTPDLGTQSLPERINVNDIKKLQTLYRDHCEATLDVVMNLQFHYIEKLWQTFWYSTPPSSDGSTTIPSSDDDPEGVIPREKLVSLCKYEPVRLWMRSCDHILYQALVEILIPDVLRPVPSTLTQAIRNFAKSLEGWLTNAMTSFPQEIIRTKVAVVSAFAQTLRRYTSLNHLAQAARAVLQNTSQINQMLSDLNRVDFANVQEQASWVCQCDESVVQRLEQDFKVTLQQQSSLDQWATWLDNVVSQVLKPHQGSPSFPKAARQFLLKWSFYSSMVIRDLTLRSAASFGSFHLIRLLYDEYMFYLVEHRVAQATGETPIAVMGEFSDLTSMMPSLMEKDASFSDEMSDLGSDADTSRGPTEPAVKRERIEMSHPLQEM from the exons ATGCAGAACTCTGAGGGAGGGTCAGAAACCACGACCAGCGTGGCAGCGCTGCGGACGTCATCATCAGCCCAGGCTCCAGTGGTACAGCCTGTCCCAGCCTCTCAGCAG AGGGTGCTGGTTCAAGCCACAGGCTCAGCTCAGAAGGGAGGACAAGTACAGCAGCTTTCAGTACCCAGGGCTCAACAGGTCCCTCAGCAG GTGCAGCAGGTGCAGCATGTCTACCCATCCCAGGTCCAGTATGTTGGAGAAAGTGGAGATGCTGTTTACACCAATGGAACAAT ACGAGCAGCCTACTCCTACAACCCCGAGGCTCAGTTGTATGGGCAGAGCAGTGGCGGGGCCTATTTTGACTCTCAGGCTGGTGGAGGTCATGTTACCACAGTGGTCTCCTCTGCCAGTGGTGGTGTGCCCCCCCATGGCATGGTAGGCATTGCCATGGATGTGGGCAGTAGTCACATCATCTCCAGTGGCAGCACCTACCTGATCCATGGCGGAAATATGGAGGGAAGCCGTAACCACATATCGCACTCATCGCGCTCCTCCTCAGCTATG CTTGAAATGGCGATTGAAAACCTCCAAAAGTCTGAAGGAATTGCAAGTCACAAAAGCAGCCTGCTCAACAGCCAT cTGCAGTGGCTTCTGGACAACTATGAGACAGCAGAGGGAGTGAGCCTGCCCCGGTCCTCCCTCTATAACCACTACTTGCGGCACTGTCAGGAGCAGAAACTGGACCCAGTTAACGCGGCCTCCTTCGGCAAACTCATCCGCTCAGTCTTTATGGGCCTGAGGACCCGCCGCCTCGGCACCAG AGGCAACTCTAAGTATCATTACTATGGCATCCGGGTGAAGCCAGACTCACCACTCAACCGGCTGCAGGAGGACACCCAGTACATGGCCATGAGGCAGCAGCCAGTCCACCAGAAACAGAG GTTCAAGCCTCTACAGAAGGTGGACAGCATGTCTGACAGTCTGTGTGTGAGCTCTCAGCACTGCAACAGCACTCCAGAGCAGTCGGTGGCTGCTCAAAGCCAGCACCACCAGCAGTACATAG ATACGTCTCACACCTTGCCTCCATTTCCAACTCCTGACTTGGGCACCCAGTCTCTGCCTGAGCGCATCaacgtgaatgatatcaagaaGTTGCAGACACTCTACAGAGACCACTGTGAG GCTACTTTGGATGTGGTGATGAATCTCCAGTTCCACTACATTGAGAAACTCTGGCAGACCTTTTGGTATTCAACACCGCCATCTAGTGATGGAAGCACAACCATTCCCAGCAG tgatgATGACCCAGAAGGTGTGATTCCCAGAGAGAAGCTGGTGTCTCTTTGTAAATATGAGCCTGTCAGGCTATGGATGAGGAGCTGTGATCACATCCTTTATCAGGCCCTGGTGGAGATCCTCATCCCCGACGTGCTGCGACCCGTTCCCA GCACTCTCACTCAGGCCATCCGTAACTTTGCCAAGAGTCTGGAGGGCTGGCTGACTAATGCCATGACCAGCTTTCCGCAAGAGATTATCCGCACTAAg GTGGCCGTGGTCAGTGCGTTTGCGCAGACTTTGAGGCGTTACACCAGTCTGAACCATCTGGCCCAGGCGGCGCGTGCCGTCCTCCAGAACACTTCCCAGATCAACCAGATGCTCTCCGACCTCAACAGAGTGGACTTTGCCAACGTCCAG GAGCAGGCGTCGTGGGTGTGTCAGTGTGACGAGAGCGTGGTGCAGCGTCTGGAGCAGGACTTTAAGGTcaccctgcagcagcagagctctcTGGATCAGTGGGCCACCTGGCTGGATAACGTGGTCTCTCAGGTCCTGAAACCTCACCAGGGCAGCCCCAGTTTCCCCAAAGCCGCACGCCAGTTCCTGCTCAAATGGTCTTTCTACAG CTCCATGGTGATCAGAGATCTGACCCTGCGCAGCGCGGCCAGTTTTGGCTCCTTCCACCTTATTCGCCTTCTTTACGATGAGTACATGTTTTACCTGGTGGAACACCGAGTGGCTCAGGCCACTGGAGAAACTCCTATTGCTGTCATGGGAGAG TTCAGCGACCTAACCTCTATGATGCCATCACTCATGGAAAAAG atgcaTCTTTCTCTGATGAGATGAGTGATTTGGGCAGCGACGCCGATACATCCAGAGGACCCACTGAACCAGCTGTAAAGAGAGAGAGGATCGAAATGAGCCACCCACTGCAGGAGATGTGA